CACGCGGACCCCTGGCAGCTCCTCTGCGCCACCATCCTCAGCGCCCAGTGCACCGACGCGCGCGTCAACCAGGTGACGCCCGCGCTCTTTGCGCGCTACCCCACCGCCGAGGCGCTCGCCGCCGCCGGCCGACCCGCCGCCTCCGCTCCCGCCGCAGCCCGGCAGGACCAGTAAAGCGGCTATCACCGCGACGGCCCACACCATACTGTCATGCGATGCATGCTTGAACTACCTTTCGCGTGTGATCGCGGCACCCGGTCGCGCCTATGATGGGTACGGCTTCGTCCGAATGCCCGGTTCCTGCAATGCTTGCGCCTGATATGCCCTGGGCGTGTTCCGGCACACCCGGTAATCCCCACCGGCCCCCGCCTCTCACAACTCCAGCGTCCGCAGCCTCAGAGCGTTCCCGATCACCGTCACGGAGCTGAACGTCATGGCGGCCGCCGCGATCATCGGGCTGAGCAGAAGGCCGAACAGCGGATAGAGGACCCCCGCCGCGATGGGTATGCCCACGACGTTGTAGGCGAAGGCCCAGAACAGGTTCTGGCGGATGTTGCGCATCGTGCCCCGGCTCAGGCGAATGGCGCGCGCGATGCCGCGCAGGTCGCCCTTCACCAGCGTCACCCCCGCGCTCTCCATCGCCACATCGGTCCCCGTGCCCATCGCGATGCCGACATGCGCCTGCGCCAACGCGGGCGCGTCGTTGATGCCGTCGCCCGCCATTGCCACCACATGGCCCTCCGCCTGCAGCCGCTTGACGACTTCGGCCTTGCGCTCGGGCAGCACCTCCGCCTCGACCTCATCGATCCCGAGCTTGCGAGCGACGGCTTCTGCGGTCGTGCGGCTGTCGCCTGTCAGCATTACAATGCGGACCCTCTGCTCATGCAGCAGCCGGATCGCCTCTGCCGTGGAGTCCTTGATCGGGTCGGAAACGCCGAGCAATCCGGCAGGCCGGCCGTCCACGGCAACAAACATGGCGGTCTGGCCATCGCGCCGCCAGGCCTCCGCCTGCTCCACGAGCGGCCCCGGCTCGACGCTCAACTCCTCCAGAAGGGCGCGGTTTCCGAGAGCCACCGTGTGACCTCCCGCAGAGGCCACGACGCCCTTGCCCGTGACCGAGCGGAAGTCCGAAGCGGCAGGCGCCGAGATGCCTTTCTCCGCGGCGCCCGCGACAATCGCTTCCGCCAGCGGGTGCTCGCTGCCCCGCTCCACGCCGGCCGCCAACGCCAGCAACTGTGTCTCGTCGAGAGGCGGCAGCGCCAGGACCGAAGTGAGCCGGGGCTTTCCCTGCGTCAGCGTGCCGGTCTTGTCTACCACCACCGTGTCCACCCTCTCCAGTACCTCCAGCGCCTCCGCGTTCTTGATGAGGACGCCTGTTGTGGCGCCCCGGCCGGTTCCGACCATGATGGACATAGGGGTTGCCAGCCCCAGTGCGCAGGGGCAGGCGATGATGAGTACGGCCACCGCGTTGACCAGGGCGTAGGCGGCTCGCGGCGCCGGCCCCAGGACGGCCCACGCGATGAAGGTCAGGATCGCCACCACGACGACCGCCGGGACGAAATAGGCCGAAACCATATCCGCAAGCCGCTGGATCGGGGCACGGGTACGCTGGGCTTCTGCGACCATCCGCACGATCTGCGCCAGGAGCGTGTCACTCCCCACCCGCTCGGCCCGCATGACGAAGCTGCCTGTCCTGTTCATCGTGCTGCCGATGACCGGGCTTCCGGGTGCCTTCTCCACCGGGATCGGCTCCCCTGTCACCATCGCCTCGTCC
The Chthonomonadales bacterium DNA segment above includes these coding regions:
- a CDS encoding heavy metal translocating P-type ATPase, whose product is MTVKPATAPFHEKHAGHTYYFCSEQCLERFRQHPERYLASRPGQADTLSVRPDSDAGDAGAQAPTYTCPMHPEVRQGKPGACPKCGMALEPVSPAAPAERVEYTCPMHPQIVRDRPGTCPICGMALELRTVTVGPEENADLADMTRRFWAGAVLSAPLVVVAMSVMLPGDPLGHVLPTRFRSWAEFALATPVVLWGGWPFFQRGWASLVNRSLNMFTLIAIGTGTAYLYSLAATLAPGLFPVSFREHGGVVPTYFEAAAVITTLVLLGQVLELRARSQTSSAIKALLGLAPKMARRVDDDGSEVDIPLDHVQPGDRLRVRPGEKVPVDGVVLEGTSSVDEAMVTGEPIPVEKAPGSPVIGSTMNRTGSFVMRAERVGSDTLLAQIVRMVAEAQRTRAPIQRLADMVSAYFVPAVVVVAILTFIAWAVLGPAPRAAYALVNAVAVLIIACPCALGLATPMSIMVGTGRGATTGVLIKNAEALEVLERVDTVVVDKTGTLTQGKPRLTSVLALPPLDETQLLALAAGVERGSEHPLAEAIVAGAAEKGISAPAASDFRSVTGKGVVASAGGHTVALGNRALLEELSVEPGPLVEQAEAWRRDGQTAMFVAVDGRPAGLLGVSDPIKDSTAEAIRLLHEQRVRIVMLTGDSRTTAEAVARKLGIDEVEAEVLPERKAEVVKRLQAEGHVVAMAGDGINDAPALAQAHVGIAMGTGTDVAMESAGVTLVKGDLRGIARAIRLSRGTMRNIRQNLFWAFAYNVVGIPIAAGVLYPLFGLLLSPMIAAAAMTFSSVTVIGNALRLRTLEL